Genomic segment of Halostella limicola:
TTGTCCTGCAGGATAGAGAGCGCGCCCGCGCCGTCGATGACGACGTCGCCCTCGTAGGTGACGACCTCGCCCTCGCGTTTCGCCCGGACGCCCGTCACGCGGTCGGCATCGCCCCGCTCGCCGTCGGCCTGCACGACGTCCTGAACGACCGTGTCGTAGTGGAACTCCACGCCGGCCTCCTCGGCGCCCTCGATGATCCGGCGGCCGTACTCCCAGCGGTCGATGACGGCGAGCTCGCCGGGAATGGGGATCTCCAGAACGGTGTCCTCCTGGGGGATCTCGAACCGACCGTGGTCGACCCCAGTGTTCGTGAACGCCGGTTCGAGCTTCGACTTCGGGATCGCCTCCGGGAACGCGTCGGCCCCCTTCAGCGCGTCGCCGCAGGCGATGTGGCCCGCCTCCTCCTCGGGCTTTCGCTCGACGACGACGACGTCGTACCCCTCGCTCGCGATCGTCGCGGCGGCGTAGCAGCCGGCCGTGCCGGCGCCCACGACGACCACGTCCCGCTCGTGACTGGTCATACCACTCCCGTCCACACCCCACTGTCAAAACGTTTTATTTGTCCTCGCCGGCGATTTCCGTCGATACCGACGGGACAGAAAGGTGATAAAGAATTTTATCGGAGTTCGACGTAGCCCCGGAACATGGCTGACTACACCGTGGAGTTCGTCGGGACCGGGGAGGAGATAACGGTCTCCGACAAGGAGACGATCCTGAGCCGGTGCATCGAGGAAGGGATCGCTCAGGAGTACTCCTGCCGGGTCGGGATGTGTCTCGCCTGTTCGGCGAAGATAATCGAGGGCGACGTGACCCAGCCCGCGGCCCGCGGTCTCACCGAGGAGGAGGCCGAGTCGTACGCGCTGACCTGCATGGCCCGGCCCCAGTCCGACCTGAAACTCGACCGCGGGAAGTACCCGCCGAGCATCGAGTCCGACGCCGAGGCCGAGGCGAACAGCCCCGCCGCGGCCGACGACTAGCGGTTCTCCTCGAACCACTCGACGGCGAAGTCGACCAGTTCTACCTGCGAGCACAGCGTCGCCCGCCCCTCGCCGACCGGTCCCGTCGGCGGGTCGGCCGCCGCCTCGAAGGCCGCGCCGAGTTCCCGGAAGTCGCTCGTGTCGCCCGCCACGTCCTCGTACTCGATCCACCGCCGCTCGCCGTCCTCCAGTATCGGGCCGCCGTCGACCACCTCGGTCTTCGGGTACGACGCCCGGTACTCGGCGAGATGCAGCGACGTGTTCGTGTCGTGGCCGGTGCCGAGCAGCAGCACCGCCGCGTCGAGTTCGTAGAGCCGGGCGAGCGGGGACTCCTCCCCCAGCGGGTAGTCGTAGGCGTGGTCGGCGGTGACGAACTCGGCGTCGGCGCCCCGCGCGGCGAAGGAGACGCAGGGGTGGCGGCTCCGCCGAACGCCGGGATACGTCCGGAAGCACTCGGCGACCGCCCCCATCCCGCGCGTCGGCGTGACCGCCGGGCGGTACGGCGCGCCCCCGTGGCGAACGTCGTCGTACCACGATTCGGGGACCGGCGGCGCCTCCCAGGACTTCGGGTCCGAGAGCTGCGTCGAGTGGGTCGGCATCGCGAGCGTGCCGTCGTCGGTGACGACCGAGAGCAGCGCGTCGACGACGGTCGGCGCGCCGCCCGCGACCCACCCGAGCGACGACAGCGAGGAGTGGACCAGCACCGCGTCGCCGGCCGAGAGCCCGAGGTCCCGGAGGTCCCCGGCGAGTCGCTCCGCCGTCACCGGCGCGTCGGTGCGTTCGACGATGTCGCCTTCGCTCATACGGCGGCCGACCGGGGCGGACGGCATAGGTCTTCTGTCAGCCGGCCGCGCAGTTGTTCGGACCGAGTTCGAGTTCGAACGCCGTCTCGTCGTCCGCCGACTCGCGGCCGAGGTTGATCGCGACGATCCGCTCGTGGTTCGCCGGCGGGGCCGGCAGGTCCTCGGCGACGTGCGCCACGAACTCGTCCTCGGCCATCGAGAGCGCCGGTACCGACTCGCGCAGGTCGCCGACCGGCGCGGCGTAGGCGCCGCCGGTCCGGGGGCGCGCGTCGAGTTCGTAGTGTCCCGGCGCGACCAGCGTCTCGTCCGGGAGCGCCAGCAGCCGCTCGTGAATCGTGTCGTAGAGCGTGGCCGCGGCCGCTTCCGGGTCGGCGGTCGCCTCCAGATCCGGCCGGGCTACCGCGTCGAGAAAGAGGCTGTCGCCGGCGAGGACGGCGTCGTCGACGCGCAACGCCGTCATCTCCGATGTGTGACCGGGGGCATGCAGGGCCGACAGCGTCGCGTCGCCGAGGGCGAGGTCGTCGCCGTCGTCGAGCAGCGTCGCGTCGAACGCCAACCCTCGGTCCTCGGCACCCGACGGGAGGACCGGGTCGGCGTCGCTCCGCTCGGCGACGGCCCGGATCCCGCTCACGTGGTCCGCGTGGACGTGCGTGTCGACGGCGTACACCAGATCGAGGCCGCACTCGACCGCGTGCTCGACGTACCGGTCCGCGAACGCGCGGAGCGGGTCCACCACGGCCGCCCGTTCCCCGTCGTGTACCAGATAGCCCAGACAGCCGCTGGAGGAGCGCTGGTACTGGAGGACTGTCGCAGGGCCTCCGGTCGGGACCTCCGCGGCGAGGACGACGTTCGCCCACGCCTCCATCCCGCCTGCGAGGTTCACCGCGTCGACGCCCTCGCCGCGGAGCAGTTCGGCGGCGTAGTCGCTCGCCTCGCCGCGCCCGCAGACCGCCACTACCGGTTCGTCCAGCCCGTCGACCAGGTCGGCCGCGCCGCCGGTCACCTCTGCCTGAACGAAGCGGTTCTCGGGCACCTGCGTCGCCGTCACGTTCGGGCCGTCGACGCGCCAGGTTTCGAACTCGTCGCGGTCCCGCACGTCGACGACCGAGACGCGCTCGCCGGCCCGCAGTCGCTCCGCCAGTGCTCTCGGAGTGATCGCGTCGGCCTCGCTCATACGCCCCCTACGGCGAGCGACGGGATAAATCGACGCGGCGAGCGCGGGGACGCAAACGTTGAAGCGGGCTCCGGTAATAATTGCGGGCATGAACGCCGCGGAACTCCGCGAGGCCGTGGAGGCGGACAAGGAGACGGAGCTGAACCGCCTCGGGTCGTCGAAGCTCCTGATCGCCCTGACCGGCGCCGACCTGGAGGAGCGGCCGGTGCTCGAAGCCGCCGCCGACAGCGAACACAGCGCGGAGCGAACGTTCCGGGAGTGGGCCGCGGAGGAGTCCCACGACGCCGCGCGCGCCGCGTTCGAGGACGTGGCCGAGCAGGAGGCCGAGCACTACGAGCGCGTCGCGGAGCACCTGCCCGACGAGTACGAGCCCGCCGACGGCGGCGCGATGCACGCGTACCTGCGGGGGCGCGACGACGCGATCGGCCGCGTCGCCGCCGGGATGGTCGGCCGCCCGCTGGTCAGCGTGCGGACGCACACGCAGGTCGTCGCCTTCTTCGTCAACGAGGCCGACGAGCGCAAGGCGGACCTCTTTCGCGACCTCAAGACCGAGACCGAGGCCGTCGTCGACGACGGGCTGGCCCTGCTGGACGACCTCTGTGCCGACGCCGACGACTGGGAGCGCGCCTCCGCCGCGGCGGGCTACGTGATCCAGGTGGCGTACGACGACTACGCGGACGCGCTGACCGAACTCGGCGTCGACGTCAAGCCGCTCTGCTGACGGAGCCGTTCGTCCGGGAACCCGCCGCGCTCGTGCGTCGGCCGCACACGCCGCGGCCAACGTTAATCCCTCACGCTCGGTAGCCGTGGTATGGATCAGCACGCTCCTCGGCGGGGGTTTCTCGCCGCGACTGCCGCAGCCGCCGTCTCCGGGATCGCCGGTTGCGTCGGGAGCCTCGGCGGCCCGTCCGCCTCGGCTCCCGAGTCGCCGACCGGCGTCGAACCGCCGACGGGCGGGACGGAGCGGCCGATCGAGTACTCCGCGGACCACCTGTGCGAGAACGTGGTCTCCGGCGGCGTCTCGAAGGACGGTATCCCCGCTATCGACGAACCGCGGTTCGAGAGCGCCGACGCCGCGGACGACCGGCTCGACGGCGGCGACGTCGTGTTCGGCGTCGCCCGCGACGGCGAGGCGCGGGCCTACCCCAGTACGTGCTCGTCTACCACGAGATCGTCAACGATGCGGTCGGCGGGACGCCGGTCAGCGTCACGTACTGTCCGCTCACCGGCACCGCGCAGGGGTTCGAGCGCGGGGAGACGACGTTCGGCGTTTCCGGCGACCTGCTCAACAGCAACCTCGTGATGTACGATCGCGGCACCGACAGCAGGTGGCCGCAGATGCTCGCGACCGCGATAGAGGGCGACCTCGCCGGCGAGACGCTCCGGGAGTTCCCCCTCCACTGGACGACCTGGGAGCGATGGCGCGAGGCCCACCCGGAGACGGCGGTGCTGACCGAGGACACCGGCCACGTCCGCGACTACGGCTCCGATCCCTACGGCGGGTACGATCCGCGCCGGGGGTACTACGCGGACGACGGCACCATGTTCGCGCCGCTGTCGGCGGACGACCGTCTGAACGACAAGACCGTCGTCGTCGGCGCGCGGGCGGCCGAGGGCGCCGTCGCGGTGGAGAAAACTGCGCTCCGCGACGACGGCGTGGTCGACGCGCCCGCCGGCGACGCCCGGTTCCTCGCCGTCCACGACCCGGCGCTGGACGTCGCCCGCGTGTACCGGAACCCGGAGAACCGGACGTTCCGGTCCGACGGGGGCGGCGTCGTCGACGCGGACGGCGAGCGCC
This window contains:
- a CDS encoding MBL fold metallo-hydrolase — translated: MSEADAITPRALAERLRAGERVSVVDVRDRDEFETWRVDGPNVTATQVPENRFVQAEVTGGAADLVDGLDEPVVAVCGRGEASDYAAELLRGEGVDAVNLAGGMEAWANVVLAAEVPTGGPATVLQYQRSSSGCLGYLVHDGERAAVVDPLRAFADRYVEHAVECGLDLVYAVDTHVHADHVSGIRAVAERSDADPVLPSGAEDRGLAFDATLLDDGDDLALGDATLSALHAPGHTSEMTALRVDDAVLAGDSLFLDAVARPDLEATADPEAAAATLYDTIHERLLALPDETLVAPGHYELDARPRTGGAYAAPVGDLRESVPALSMAEDEFVAHVAEDLPAPPANHERIVAINLGRESADDETAFELELGPNNCAAG
- a CDS encoding aminoglycoside N(3)-acetyltransferase, with the protein product MSEGDIVERTDAPVTAERLAGDLRDLGLSAGDAVLVHSSLSSLGWVAGGAPTVVDALLSVVTDDGTLAMPTHSTQLSDPKSWEAPPVPESWYDDVRHGGAPYRPAVTPTRGMGAVAECFRTYPGVRRSRHPCVSFAARGADAEFVTADHAYDYPLGEESPLARLYELDAAVLLLGTGHDTNTSLHLAEYRASYPKTEVVDGGPILEDGERRWIEYEDVAGDTSDFRELGAAFEAAADPPTGPVGEGRATLCSQVELVDFAVEWFEENR
- a CDS encoding 2Fe-2S iron-sulfur cluster-binding protein → MADYTVEFVGTGEEITVSDKETILSRCIEEGIAQEYSCRVGMCLACSAKIIEGDVTQPAARGLTEEEAESYALTCMARPQSDLKLDRGKYPPSIESDAEAEANSPAAADD
- a CDS encoding rubrerythrin family protein, with translation MNAAELREAVEADKETELNRLGSSKLLIALTGADLEERPVLEAAADSEHSAERTFREWAAEESHDAARAAFEDVAEQEAEHYERVAEHLPDEYEPADGGAMHAYLRGRDDAIGRVAAGMVGRPLVSVRTHTQVVAFFVNEADERKADLFRDLKTETEAVVDDGLALLDDLCADADDWERASAAAGYVIQVAYDDYADALTELGVDVKPLC